The following coding sequences lie in one Haladaptatus sp. DJG-WS-42 genomic window:
- a CDS encoding TrkA C-terminal domain-containing protein, whose product MVQALPLQVLFGIYLGLLTGLLPGLIAFTLGFVFKYFTGVTLPGFGVVTLGVAIAGINGGLLGLIDPAVQSSPMLLVAAIVVMMITLYTHSMGDKLGADFPKRLSLKRLREQKLSRDVLNRVGVRGEIQLDIVGPVGDMEGYPPLSADLRKAIKESKLTVPPDLPLSELESRLADRLRNDHDLADVSVTVDANAKASVNAAPPSGRLSRRVPKGKRAVSIEALLPTGIARGDEVVLQTTAGSVTGPVVAAQSDGGGEQKPAEPTDEADETPIPAPHAPTTTGGEGRITVAVDRTDAKQLLGVETGRIVTQARGTRREYELVSLLRRAGKRFQKLTVRTGGDLDGQTLGDIAVRSTYDVAVLAVKRSSKADTNGTARGWVFAPRGETLLAAGDELFVVGTRDALAGFKEVAA is encoded by the coding sequence ATGGTTCAAGCCCTTCCGCTGCAGGTGCTGTTTGGCATCTATCTCGGCCTCTTGACGGGGCTTCTCCCGGGCCTTATCGCCTTCACGCTCGGCTTCGTGTTCAAATACTTCACCGGAGTCACCCTCCCTGGCTTTGGTGTCGTCACCCTTGGGGTCGCGATTGCCGGTATCAACGGTGGCCTACTCGGGCTTATCGACCCCGCCGTCCAGAGTTCGCCGATGTTGCTCGTCGCCGCCATCGTCGTGATGATGATTACACTCTATACGCACTCGATGGGCGACAAACTCGGTGCGGACTTTCCAAAACGCCTCTCGCTTAAACGCCTGCGCGAGCAGAAACTCTCACGCGACGTACTCAACCGCGTCGGCGTTCGCGGCGAAATCCAACTCGACATCGTCGGCCCCGTTGGCGACATGGAGGGCTATCCGCCGCTGTCCGCAGATTTGCGGAAGGCCATCAAAGAGTCGAAACTCACCGTCCCGCCCGACCTCCCGCTTTCGGAACTCGAAAGCCGCCTCGCAGACCGGCTGCGAAACGACCACGACCTCGCGGACGTGTCGGTGACCGTTGACGCAAACGCAAAAGCAAGCGTGAACGCCGCCCCACCAAGTGGCCGTCTCTCCCGGCGCGTTCCGAAAGGCAAACGCGCCGTCTCAATCGAGGCGCTGCTCCCGACCGGCATCGCGCGCGGCGACGAAGTGGTGTTACAGACGACTGCTGGTTCGGTCACCGGGCCGGTCGTCGCCGCACAGTCCGACGGTGGTGGCGAGCAGAAACCAGCGGAACCCACCGACGAAGCCGACGAAACCCCGATTCCCGCGCCACACGCGCCGACGACCACTGGCGGTGAGGGGCGCATTACCGTCGCCGTAGACCGCACGGACGCAAAGCAACTGCTCGGCGTCGAAACCGGGCGCATCGTGACGCAAGCACGCGGGACGCGCCGTGAATACGAACTCGTTTCCCTGCTTCGACGGGCGGGCAAGCGCTTCCAAAAACTCACCGTCAGAACCGGCGGCGACCTCGACGGGCAGACGCTTGGCGACATCGCGGTCAGAAGCACGTACGACGTGGCGGTGCTCGCGGTCAAACGCTCCTCGAAGGCGGACACCAACGGCACCGCACGTGGCTGGGTGTTCGCCCCGCGTGGCGAGACGTTGCTCGCGGCCGGTGACGAACTGTTCGTCGTCGGAACCCGCGATGCACTCGCCGGATTCAAGGAGGTGGCCGCGTGA
- a CDS encoding nucleoside phosphorylase, with translation MAKQPHLLVSEGDVTDIALIPGDPGRVDRIAKQCENVELVAENREYKVVNAEFEGRELTICSTGIGCPSAAIAVEELSRVGVETFIRVGTTGALQEGIEIGDMIVATGAAKNEGTSKRYEDVEFPAVPDYDVLTELVNAAEANDEDVHVGPIASDDAFYAETDEFVNAWEAANLLSVEMEAAAVFTLARRKGLRAGAICTVDGNLVEGTQKGETEGEELPDKAKNNVERAIRIALTATTSL, from the coding sequence ATGGCAAAACAGCCCCACCTCCTCGTTTCAGAAGGCGACGTGACTGATATCGCACTCATCCCGGGCGACCCGGGTCGCGTCGACCGCATCGCAAAGCAGTGTGAGAACGTCGAACTCGTCGCTGAGAATCGTGAGTACAAGGTCGTAAACGCGGAGTTCGAGGGCCGCGAACTCACCATCTGTTCGACCGGGATTGGCTGTCCCTCCGCCGCAATCGCCGTCGAAGAACTCTCCCGCGTCGGCGTCGAGACGTTCATCCGCGTCGGGACGACGGGCGCACTCCAGGAAGGCATCGAAATCGGCGACATGATTGTCGCAACCGGCGCGGCGAAAAACGAAGGCACCTCGAAACGCTACGAGGACGTCGAGTTCCCCGCCGTCCCCGACTACGACGTGCTCACGGAACTCGTCAACGCCGCAGAGGCAAACGACGAAGACGTCCACGTCGGCCCCATCGCCTCCGACGACGCGTTTTACGCGGAAACCGACGAGTTCGTGAATGCGTGGGAAGCCGCAAACCTGCTGTCGGTCGAGATGGAAGCCGCCGCCGTCTTCACGCTCGCCCGCCGCAAGGGCCTGCGCGCCGGGGCCATCTGTACGGTTGACGGCAACCTCGTCGAAGGCACACAGAAGGGCGAGACTGAAGGCGAAGAACTCCCCGACAAGGCGAAAAACAACGTCGAGCGCGCCATCCGCATCGCGCTCACCGCGACGACTTCGCTGTAG
- the deoC gene encoding deoxyribose-phosphate aldolase produces the protein MNADRLASMLDHTVLGPETTFDDVLAVLDDATEYGMNACIPPCYVKEANEYAPDVTLATVVGFPHGQNTTTAKRDEAEDVWKDGADEIDMVINIGRLKAGEYDAVREDIAEVVAAVPLPVKVIIETALLTEDEKHKASELAKDADAAYVKTSTGFADGGATVSDVELMAEYLPVKASGGVGNWEEAKAMFEAGAERIGASSGVAIMESFFDAQK, from the coding sequence ATGAACGCAGACCGCCTCGCCTCCATGCTCGACCACACGGTGCTCGGTCCTGAGACGACCTTTGACGACGTCCTCGCCGTCCTCGATGACGCGACCGAGTACGGCATGAACGCCTGCATCCCGCCGTGCTACGTCAAAGAAGCGAACGAGTATGCTCCCGACGTGACGCTCGCAACCGTCGTTGGGTTCCCACATGGGCAAAACACGACCACCGCAAAGCGCGACGAAGCAGAAGACGTGTGGAAAGACGGTGCAGACGAGATTGACATGGTCATCAACATCGGCCGCCTCAAAGCCGGTGAGTACGACGCCGTGCGTGAGGACATCGCAGAAGTCGTCGCCGCCGTTCCCCTCCCGGTGAAGGTCATCATCGAAACGGCGCTACTCACCGAGGACGAGAAGCACAAAGCCTCCGAGTTGGCCAAGGACGCGGACGCCGCCTACGTCAAGACCTCGACCGGTTTCGCGGACGGCGGCGCGACCGTTTCTGACGTGGAACTGATGGCAGAATACCTCCCCGTCAAGGCGAGCGGCGGTGTCGGCAACTGGGAAGAGGCAAAGGCGATGTTTGAGGCAGGCGCAGAGCGCATTGGCGCGTCCTCGGGTGTCGCCATCATGGAGAGTTTCTTCGACGCACAGAAATAA
- a CDS encoding PQQ-binding-like beta-propeller repeat protein, producing the protein MFTSVSGCLDTQPQTTLTETSTTTETTTKEARTNPPSSKCDRTWEPTVRWQKNIGNDADDLRIVNDVLYASVSQGIVAYNFDGTPKQHLQIEDANTDVVAATDRRVLLAGIETVRAINAATGSTDWRFEAEENASVSDVAVADGQVYVVTSKYPTASENFEETFVRLDALDATSGESLWQYDDVPGEGEFGWTVSADGDAVYVAWEDGVLLSVTMSGNERWRRTLPVDDVNLNVRFGGVQDGTLYLGVEGTSETALALSTADGTTLWEQSGLESVDGIADGRVYCSGRSAANGYRFAALAAETGEYVWSREFETGTVTTPAEVADSVLYAGVNNGQTDGSRGVWALDAASGCLLGEFSLDGRSISRPVVARNTVFVLDEIGEMYALTTVAE; encoded by the coding sequence GTGTTCACCAGCGTCTCCGGCTGTTTGGACACCCAGCCACAAACAACACTCACGGAGACTAGCACAACGACCGAGACGACGACTAAAGAGGCCAGAACCAACCCACCGTCCAGCAAATGTGACCGAACTTGGGAACCGACTGTGCGGTGGCAGAAAAATATTGGAAACGATGCTGATGACCTGCGCATCGTCAATGATGTTCTGTACGCGAGCGTGTCTCAGGGCATCGTCGCATACAACTTCGATGGAACCCCCAAGCAGCACCTTCAAATCGAGGATGCGAATACCGACGTGGTTGCAGCCACCGACAGGCGTGTACTCCTCGCCGGTATCGAGACGGTTCGAGCGATTAACGCAGCTACTGGGTCAACTGACTGGCGCTTCGAGGCCGAAGAGAATGCGAGTGTGAGTGATGTTGCCGTCGCAGACGGGCAGGTGTATGTCGTCACTTCGAAGTACCCGACTGCCTCAGAGAATTTCGAGGAGACGTTCGTCAGATTGGACGCACTCGATGCAACATCCGGTGAGTCATTGTGGCAATACGACGACGTTCCGGGGGAAGGAGAATTCGGATGGACCGTCTCCGCTGACGGTGACGCAGTCTACGTAGCGTGGGAAGATGGTGTCCTTCTCTCGGTCACGATGAGCGGGAACGAACGGTGGCGGCGGACACTTCCAGTGGACGATGTCAACCTGAATGTCAGATTCGGTGGTGTCCAAGATGGAACGCTCTACCTCGGCGTCGAGGGAACGTCGGAGACAGCGCTCGCCCTCTCGACTGCTGACGGGACAACTCTATGGGAGCAGTCTGGATTGGAAAGCGTCGATGGAATTGCTGACGGCCGGGTGTACTGCTCGGGGAGGAGCGCCGCGAACGGGTATCGTTTTGCCGCACTTGCTGCCGAGACAGGTGAGTACGTCTGGAGCCGGGAGTTCGAGACTGGAACCGTGACGACGCCAGCGGAAGTCGCCGATAGCGTCCTCTACGCTGGGGTGAACAACGGTCAAACTGATGGAAGTCGCGGGGTTTGGGCACTTGACGCCGCGAGCGGGTGTCTCCTCGGTGAGTTCTCACTTGATGGTAGGAGTATTTCTCGACCGGTGGTTGCTCGTAATACCGTATTTGTCCTCGATGAGATTGGGGAGATGTATGCCCTCACCACCGTCGCTGAGTAG
- a CDS encoding TrkA C-terminal domain-containing protein, with the protein MTVASELMGVLLDLSALLSVVGMGLLALASALVLTFVYRWYSRQKPPVNVAILVGLAAVSLWLNTDLALKQVITAGNLDNLETNAIITIASFVVGGFGASLGHQIGDDLAVRFFAISGVKDLNREMSQLVQSVGRTITVTLPDDINDIEGYDPVDEATKEKLAGISLVFPRRLTVAELKTRLVSRLKEDYSVGHVDIELDENGSITFLAIGSRAAGLGPTLPPGKAAVAIRADPAHGASAGDLVQLWKPGPEPELVTAAELRATVDDVVTVVVDADDAERLSAEDTYRLITMPSEPLPDREFASLLRVADETMGAVTVDESSALVGTELGNLDTTVVAVKPQSGGVTAIPARGHVLEAGDTIYAIVRPDELRRLEAVTGPSKQQSTMN; encoded by the coding sequence GTGACGGTCGCATCCGAGCTGATGGGCGTTTTGCTCGACCTCAGTGCGCTTTTGTCGGTCGTCGGGATGGGGCTTCTCGCCCTTGCAAGTGCGCTCGTGCTCACGTTTGTCTACCGCTGGTACTCCCGCCAGAAACCGCCCGTCAACGTCGCCATTCTCGTTGGGCTCGCTGCGGTGTCGCTCTGGCTCAACACCGATTTGGCGCTCAAGCAGGTCATCACCGCAGGCAACTTAGACAACCTTGAAACGAACGCCATCATCACGATTGCGTCGTTCGTCGTCGGCGGCTTCGGCGCGTCGCTTGGCCACCAGATTGGTGACGATCTCGCCGTGCGATTTTTCGCCATCTCCGGGGTCAAAGACCTGAACCGAGAGATGAGCCAACTCGTCCAGTCGGTCGGGCGGACGATTACGGTCACGTTGCCTGACGACATCAACGACATCGAAGGCTACGACCCGGTAGACGAGGCAACCAAAGAGAAACTCGCAGGCATCTCGCTCGTCTTCCCGCGTCGGCTCACGGTCGCGGAACTCAAAACCCGCCTCGTCTCACGACTCAAAGAAGATTACAGCGTTGGCCACGTGGACATTGAGTTGGACGAAAACGGGTCGATTACGTTCCTCGCTATCGGAAGTCGGGCGGCCGGGCTTGGCCCGACGCTCCCGCCGGGGAAAGCGGCCGTCGCTATCCGCGCAGACCCAGCCCACGGCGCGAGCGCGGGCGACCTCGTCCAACTATGGAAGCCCGGCCCTGAACCGGAACTTGTGACGGCCGCAGAACTCAGAGCCACGGTTGACGATGTCGTGACGGTCGTCGTCGATGCAGACGATGCAGAGCGCCTCTCGGCTGAGGACACCTATCGCCTCATCACGATGCCCTCCGAACCGCTCCCCGACCGCGAGTTCGCCTCCCTCCTTCGGGTTGCAGACGAGACGATGGGTGCGGTCACCGTCGACGAATCGAGTGCGCTTGTCGGGACTGAACTAGGGAACCTCGACACCACCGTCGTCGCGGTCAAACCCCAATCAGGCGGCGTCACGGCGATTCCGGCACGCGGCCACGTTCTCGAAGCCGGTGACACCATCTACGCGATTGTCCGGCCCGACGAACTCCGGCGACTCGAAGCGGTCACTGGCCCGTCGAAACAGCAGAGCACGATGAACTAA
- a CDS encoding ribose 1,5-bisphosphate isomerase — protein MNTPETLHTEVTETASAIAEMEIRGAATIADAAARALGAQAEASTAATPEEFRAELRAAARVLHDTRPTAVSLPNALRYVLLGMEGTTVEELQNSIARRVAAFCGQLERAQDDLGRFGGNRLRDGDTIMTHCHSTDVIACVRAAVEDGKELTAYVRETRPRNQGHITARELTELGVDVTLIVDNAARHYLNDVDHVLVGADSIAADGSVINKIGTSGLAVNARDMGTQVMVAAQTIKLHPATMTGHTVEIEERDATEVVADDVRAEIGDIRINNPAFDVTPPRYVDAIVTERGQFPPESIVILMRELFGERVTNPWEEL, from the coding sequence ATGAACACGCCTGAGACGCTCCACACCGAGGTGACCGAAACGGCGTCAGCCATCGCGGAGATGGAGATTCGCGGCGCGGCAACCATCGCGGACGCCGCCGCGCGCGCCCTTGGTGCACAGGCCGAAGCGAGCACGGCGGCCACTCCCGAGGAGTTCCGTGCCGAACTCCGGGCTGCTGCGCGCGTGCTTCACGACACCCGACCGACCGCGGTCAGCCTCCCGAACGCGCTTCGCTACGTCCTGCTCGGAATGGAGGGAACCACGGTCGAGGAACTGCAGAACTCGATTGCGCGGCGCGTCGCCGCCTTCTGTGGTCAACTAGAACGCGCCCAAGACGACCTCGGGCGCTTTGGCGGCAACCGCTTGCGCGACGGCGACACCATCATGACCCACTGCCACTCGACGGACGTCATCGCGTGCGTGCGCGCCGCCGTCGAAGATGGGAAAGAACTCACCGCCTACGTCCGCGAGACGCGCCCACGCAATCAGGGCCACATCACCGCCCGCGAACTCACCGAACTGGGCGTCGATGTCACGCTCATCGTGGACAACGCCGCGCGCCACTACCTGAACGACGTCGACCACGTCCTCGTCGGCGCGGACAGCATCGCCGCAGACGGCTCGGTCATCAACAAAATCGGCACGAGCGGTCTCGCCGTGAACGCCCGCGACATGGGAACGCAGGTGATGGTCGCCGCCCAGACCATCAAACTCCACCCGGCGACGATGACGGGCCACACCGTCGAAATCGAAGAGCGCGACGCGACGGAAGTCGTCGCAGACGACGTGCGCGCGGAGATTGGTGACATTCGCATCAATAATCCCGCCTTCGACGTGACGCCGCCGCGCTACGTCGACGCCATCGTCACCGAACGCGGCCAGTTCCCCCCAGAGAGCATCGTCATCCTTATGCGCGAACTGTTCGGCGAGCGAGTCACCAACCCGTGGGAAGAACTCTGA
- a CDS encoding ubiquitin-like small modifier protein 1 translates to MQWKLFANLAEAAGGKEVTVAADPGDTLGDALAALVSEHPALRTEVYDEDGTLHDHIRLLRNGRSPFTESEGLDTVLEAGDELALFPPVSGG, encoded by the coding sequence ATGCAGTGGAAGCTCTTTGCGAATCTTGCAGAAGCCGCCGGCGGGAAGGAGGTCACCGTGGCCGCCGACCCCGGCGACACGCTCGGTGATGCCCTCGCCGCCCTCGTCTCCGAACACCCGGCACTCCGCACAGAGGTGTACGACGAAGACGGCACGCTCCACGACCACATTCGGCTGTTGCGAAACGGGCGCAGTCCGTTTACAGAAAGTGAGGGGCTCGACACCGTGCTCGAAGCCGGTGACGAACTCGCGCTGTTTCCGCCGGTCAGCGGCGGGTAG
- a CDS encoding HPP family protein, whose product MLDSVRTRLATYYARAKRLERRRLRDLRRWVESTRNLVHLSVVVLVPLLIATVTAISNSLEQLSFLLFPPLAAGTYTLFADPEGKYSKPGKFVAGLTIGALCGWGAFELVAISPFTPAPSGQSVSAVSAGLGIFLTALATWMFDIEEPSAFSTALLTLVAGSTQFDYVLSVAASSAIVALAFVFWKQQFYQRRARFLYQSTKGDDHVLVPMRGEHPETSAMFGARLAAAHDAGKVVLLDIVDDEAIAAAEAALLGHDAQVLTDSGEKQPLEEQAETKAATDAAADLEAWANRLRTKVGVPVEVVVAVDGTSPAQTVIQTAQSTNCDLIVTPYEERHGALSPFVRTLFRSEVDVAVHRSVGGRTRWKHILVPIRQPSDVAHAMIDFGLRLAGRTGRVSVANCITAPNQRRAAEHMLSDLVDAFEGNLETRVSRATIEAFLSANAPQYDAIFLGASTDRSAASRLISPPTFERIHELESDVVIVDRGKHPLPILD is encoded by the coding sequence ATGCTCGATTCGGTGCGCACTCGTCTCGCCACCTACTACGCCCGAGCCAAACGCCTCGAACGGCGTCGCCTCAGAGACCTCCGACGCTGGGTCGAGAGTACGCGCAATCTGGTTCATCTCTCCGTTGTCGTCCTCGTTCCGCTGCTCATCGCCACCGTTACCGCCATCTCGAACTCGCTCGAACAACTCTCGTTCCTGCTGTTTCCACCGCTCGCTGCTGGCACGTACACGCTGTTTGCAGACCCCGAAGGGAAATACTCGAAGCCCGGCAAGTTCGTCGCCGGACTCACCATCGGCGCGCTCTGTGGCTGGGGCGCGTTCGAACTCGTCGCCATCAGTCCATTCACGCCGGCACCGAGTGGCCAGTCGGTGAGTGCGGTCAGCGCCGGACTTGGCATCTTCCTCACCGCGCTTGCGACGTGGATGTTCGATATCGAAGAGCCCTCTGCGTTTTCGACGGCACTCCTCACCCTCGTCGCTGGCTCGACCCAGTTCGACTACGTCCTCTCGGTTGCCGCTTCCAGTGCAATCGTCGCGCTCGCCTTTGTCTTCTGGAAACAGCAGTTCTACCAGCGCAGAGCCCGCTTCCTGTATCAATCGACGAAAGGCGACGACCACGTCCTCGTCCCGATGCGTGGTGAGCATCCGGAGACGTCTGCCATGTTCGGCGCGCGCCTCGCTGCGGCCCACGACGCCGGAAAGGTCGTCCTCCTCGACATCGTCGACGACGAAGCCATCGCGGCAGCCGAAGCCGCCTTGCTCGGCCACGACGCACAGGTGCTCACCGACAGCGGCGAAAAACAGCCCCTCGAAGAACAGGCGGAGACGAAAGCCGCGACCGATGCTGCGGCCGACTTAGAGGCGTGGGCGAATCGCCTCCGGACGAAAGTCGGGGTTCCCGTGGAAGTCGTCGTCGCAGTCGATGGCACCTCGCCAGCACAGACGGTCATCCAGACGGCGCAATCGACCAACTGCGACCTGATTGTCACGCCCTACGAAGAGCGCCACGGCGCGCTGTCGCCGTTCGTCCGCACGCTGTTTCGCAGCGAGGTTGACGTGGCCGTCCACCGCTCGGTTGGCGGGCGCACCCGGTGGAAGCACATTCTTGTCCCCATCCGCCAGCCAAGCGACGTGGCCCACGCGATGATTGATTTCGGCCTCAGACTAGCCGGACGCACGGGGCGGGTGAGCGTCGCAAACTGCATCACCGCACCCAACCAGCGCCGCGCCGCAGAGCACATGCTCTCAGACCTCGTTGACGCCTTCGAAGGCAACCTGGAAACGCGTGTCTCGCGGGCGACCATCGAAGCGTTCCTCTCGGCGAACGCCCCGCAGTACGACGCGATTTTCCTCGGGGCAAGCACCGACCGCTCTGCGGCCTCGCGGCTCATCTCACCGCCGACGTTCGAACGGATTCACGAACTCGAAAGTGACGTTGTCATCGTTGACCGCGGCAAACACCCGCTGCCGATTCTCGATTAG
- a CDS encoding NAD-binding protein → MERRRAWYSIRLAILLTLAVALLSFATGVANIATPTVVPGPLSPYVHETIQQTAGFTGALTGFLVLLSFVGLRRGLEAAWLSTMILLPLTAAQGLLQSNSLSLPLVALSLIALVVVGFNRKRFTQEVSLSTTQLGALAAIAGAQIYGTVGTFALREQFAGVNNLTDAFYYTLVTASTVGYGDASPTTQVARLFGMSVIVIGTASFAIALGSVLGPAIEARFSRALGIMNESQLATLENHVVVLGYGELTEPILEELETTAEFVVIVPDKEHTTELSERGYKVLTGEPSDEDVLERVGIDRARAVVAATNSDAEDALSILTARQLNPNVRIVAAATERENIQKLKRAGADTVISPAVIGGHLLVQSALGQRGMEDFADRILDVDEQHTDAA, encoded by the coding sequence ATGGAACGGAGGCGCGCTTGGTACAGCATCCGTCTTGCAATTTTGCTGACTCTTGCAGTGGCGTTGCTCTCCTTTGCGACGGGGGTGGCAAACATCGCGACGCCGACGGTCGTGCCCGGCCCGCTCAGCCCCTACGTTCACGAAACGATCCAGCAGACCGCTGGCTTTACCGGCGCACTCACTGGCTTCTTGGTGTTGCTCAGTTTCGTTGGCCTGCGGCGCGGACTCGAAGCCGCGTGGCTCTCGACGATGATACTGCTGCCGCTGACCGCAGCACAGGGACTTCTCCAGTCGAACTCACTGTCGTTGCCCCTCGTGGCACTCTCGCTGATTGCACTGGTCGTCGTTGGCTTCAATCGAAAGCGCTTCACGCAAGAGGTTTCGCTGAGTACGACCCAACTCGGCGCGCTCGCCGCAATCGCGGGAGCCCAGATTTATGGCACTGTTGGGACGTTTGCCCTCAGAGAGCAGTTCGCCGGCGTCAACAACCTCACCGACGCCTTCTACTACACCCTCGTCACGGCGAGTACGGTCGGCTACGGTGACGCCTCACCGACCACGCAGGTCGCCCGCCTGTTCGGCATGAGCGTCATCGTCATCGGCACCGCCAGCTTCGCAATCGCGCTTGGGTCCGTCCTCGGCCCCGCAATCGAAGCGCGCTTCAGCAGAGCCCTTGGTATCATGAACGAATCACAACTTGCAACCCTCGAAAACCACGTCGTCGTGCTCGGCTACGGCGAACTGACCGAACCGATTTTAGAAGAACTCGAAACGACCGCTGAGTTCGTGGTCATCGTCCCGGACAAAGAACACACCACCGAACTCTCAGAGCGCGGCTACAAAGTTCTCACTGGCGAACCCTCAGACGAGGATGTGCTAGAGCGCGTTGGCATCGACCGTGCGCGCGCCGTCGTCGCTGCGACCAACTCGGACGCAGAGGACGCGCTCTCGATTCTCACGGCGCGCCAACTGAACCCGAACGTACGAATCGTCGCCGCCGCCACCGAACGCGAGAACATCCAGAAGCTGAAGCGCGCCGGGGCAGACACCGTCATCAGCCCAGCGGTCATCGGCGGGCACTTGCTCGTCCAGTCCGCACTCGGCCAGCGCGGCATGGAGGACTTCGCAGACCGCATCTTAGACGTGGACGAACAACACACGGACGCCGCCTAA
- a CDS encoding carbohydrate kinase family protein, with amino-acid sequence MPRVICAGHVNWDLTLRVDRLPKPDGEALIESQRTAGGGSAANTAVALAGLGTTAGLIGSVGTDENGTLAREELTGAGLDLSHLLEVEAETAVKYLIVDQTGEVMVLGNKGANEAVTPENVDADYVTSADHLHLTSQRPDTAAHLAALAAEAGVPVSFDPGRRVASRDFSATFPHVDYLFLNRHEAEQAAEKFDLDTPNRVVVTKFGAGGAQLISGGKLASHPGFDIETTDSTGAGDAFAAGFIHAQLTGDSLPDSLEFAAACGALASQQVGARGSLTPARVDAFLETH; translated from the coding sequence ATGCCCCGCGTCATCTGTGCTGGCCACGTCAACTGGGACCTGACTTTGCGTGTCGACCGTCTGCCCAAACCCGACGGTGAAGCGCTCATCGAGTCCCAGCGCACGGCAGGCGGCGGGAGCGCGGCCAACACCGCCGTTGCCCTCGCCGGGCTCGGTACGACGGCGGGACTCATCGGAAGCGTCGGAACCGACGAAAACGGCACGCTCGCCCGCGAAGAACTGACTGGTGCCGGACTCGACCTCTCACACCTCCTCGAAGTCGAGGCGGAAACCGCCGTCAAGTACCTCATCGTCGACCAGACGGGCGAGGTGATGGTGCTCGGCAACAAGGGCGCGAACGAAGCCGTCACGCCCGAAAACGTGGATGCCGACTACGTCACGAGTGCAGACCACCTCCATCTGACGAGTCAACGTCCGGACACCGCAGCCCACCTCGCTGCCCTCGCGGCTGAAGCCGGCGTGCCCGTCAGTTTCGACCCGGGCCGACGCGTCGCCTCTCGTGACTTCTCTGCAACGTTCCCACACGTCGATTACCTCTTTCTCAACCGGCACGAAGCCGAGCAAGCAGCGGAGAAATTCGACCTCGACACCCCAAATCGCGTCGTCGTCACCAAGTTCGGGGCGGGCGGGGCACAACTCATTTCGGGGGGCAAACTCGCCTCACATCCGGGCTTCGACATCGAAACCACCGACTCGACCGGCGCAGGCGACGCGTTCGCCGCGGGCTTCATCCACGCCCAACTCACAGGGGACTCGCTTCCCGACTCGCTCGAATTCGCCGCGGCGTGTGGCGCGCTTGCGAGTCAGCAAGTCGGCGCTCGCGGTTCGCTCACACCAGCGCGCGTGGACGCGTTCCTCGAAACGCACTGA
- a CDS encoding DUF63 family protein, which translates to MVLPDGFSIPPLPFVLALFVSLAVVGGALYRRNPPVTRRLVVAFAPWMVVGSSLYVLYQIEGLPSAIAPLFSSPTVYGSTFVIAGAIWAVSSRLPADDWALRSAPGILAATGLLGIFLVAGATLAVGAQSGLMLFWPAIGLLIAVLLAALVWAGIRTGLPDIAATTGSAGALVVFGHTLDGVSTAVGIDALGFGEQTPLSRAIIEFAAALPTAEVLGTVWLFVLVKIALATVVVAFLAETVRESPREGYLLLALIAAVGLGPGAHNLLLFTVLG; encoded by the coding sequence ATGGTACTTCCGGACGGATTTTCGATTCCACCGCTCCCTTTTGTGTTGGCTCTTTTCGTCTCCCTCGCCGTCGTCGGTGGCGCGCTCTACCGGCGCAACCCACCGGTCACCCGCCGCCTCGTCGTCGCCTTCGCACCGTGGATGGTCGTCGGGTCGAGTTTGTACGTCCTCTATCAGATTGAGGGACTGCCCTCGGCAATTGCGCCGCTGTTCAGTTCGCCGACTGTGTACGGTTCGACGTTCGTCATCGCCGGGGCGATCTGGGCCGTCTCGTCTCGCCTTCCCGCAGACGACTGGGCGCTGCGCTCTGCGCCCGGCATCCTCGCGGCGACAGGCCTGCTCGGTATCTTCCTTGTGGCTGGGGCGACGCTCGCCGTCGGTGCGCAATCTGGCTTGATGCTTTTCTGGCCCGCCATTGGCCTCCTCATCGCTGTGCTCCTCGCCGCGCTCGTCTGGGCGGGCATCCGCACCGGCCTCCCCGACATTGCGGCCACCACCGGGAGCGCGGGCGCGCTTGTCGTGTTTGGCCACACGCTCGACGGCGTCTCGACGGCGGTCGGCATCGACGCGCTCGGCTTTGGCGAGCAGACGCCACTTTCGAGAGCCATTATTGAGTTCGCCGCCGCCCTCCCCACGGCTGAGGTGCTCGGCACGGTGTGGCTGTTCGTCCTCGTGAAAATCGCACTCGCCACCGTCGTCGTCGCGTTTCTCGCAGAGACGGTCCGCGAAAGCCCACGGGAGGGCTACCTCCTGCTCGCGCTCATCGCCGCCGTTGGCCTCGGCCCCGGCGCACACAACCTCTTGCTGTTCACCGTCCTCGGGTAA